From the genome of Salvia splendens isolate huo1 chromosome 7, SspV2, whole genome shotgun sequence:
TGAACTTATAACATCATTCCTTGCATGTAATCTCAATTTCTCAACATCACTCTTATAGTCTTATGCAATATCATTAAACATATTCCTAAAGAAATATAATTCGAAATATCATCTAATATCACTACTTATTATCTCATTTAAaacatattattttctctcttgcaTAATATCATCTTCTCTCATAAACAATATCgccaaatttatttttataaaaatatctaTTATATCTAATATCATATCATTCATATAATCAGTATCCCTTTTAtacaatttcattttctcctacGTATCATTTTATATCATAGGAAAAAGATTATGATAAAATTATGAATCAGTGGCGGACGTAGGAATAAATTTTAGTAGGGctttactaaaaaaatttattgtactatatttttgtcattttggtccgcCGAATTgtccactttattttttttaatatattttttataaatggaCCTCACTTTCCaataactcattacactcacattctaccgtaaaactaatagtatataaatgtgggatccaaattaaattaacttttttcactcacttttcttcatatttcttaaattCCTTGCCGAATCAaatttggacaacatttcacacacggggggagtatatattataaaaaaaataggagtaCTTCATCcatcataaaaaaaaactagttttaccattttaggccatccaccaaaattagagtttaaatatgaatttttttataaattagcACTAATAATGTAGAACCACAATTCACTAACACTATTTCTACTACCTTTCCTCTTTCATACTTTTTccaatctctcttactttaccaattgtatattaaaattcgtatcatttacaataataattataaaaatgcaCAAATATGTTATACATAAAAATTAATCCAACACAAATTTAACTATTTTAATTCTTTTCGAACACAAGTAGGGCTAAACAAGAGAAAcccttttcaattttcaatctTACACATTTGAATAAAAACGGTAGTGTCATTTTGGaaacaatttttaaaagtgTTACCGGATGGATCTGATAACTTTAAATTTGGtggtactttttaaatttttttaaatctaaaaACGTGCCACATCCAAGCATTTAATGAGTGAGAAAGGACTTGACTTTTTCAActctattattattagtatattCGTTTAAGTTTAATAGTTCATCTTCTCCATCTTCCCAACTCTATAGAGCGACCATTGATGAAATGTAAGTCGTGAAATACTATTACTTCTATATATAAGGGGAGAAAATTATTAATAATGAATGATTCTATCCATatgattaataaaatattataagaaATATTATAACACATTTCATCTTAACCCGGCCTGGTTAATATTTCGTCACCATTCGTAAAGAGTCTTCCTTGACCGGATGCAAGAATTTTGAAGTCTATCTTGAAATCATTTTTGCAATAAACAACAGCTGTGCTTTGAAGTGTAGTTTATCTATAGTGTTTTAAAGTGTAGTTTATCTATAGCCTTGTTGTTTGAAAAATAACTCGAAATTTTCATCATTTTGACAagtttgaaaaagaaaaatatatctCAAAACATAAGTATTCATTATATGAAATTTGAATTACTCCTTGTGTctcacaataggagtcactcttattgtgggtgcgggttttaagaaatgtaaagaatatgAGCTGGTAgaatatgagacccacttttttatattggttttataataaaatgtgaggggagtgagttagtggaatgtgggaggacctacttatcatttatggtaaaaatgaagtgtgactcttattgtgggacagactaaaatgacAAAGTATGTGTTATGATATGTGGCTGAGTATAGCAGCGGACGTCCATGCAACGCAGCGTGAGGAAGCATGAAGCCGATCAATGGAGCTTGAGAGTTTGTTAGAGAACTAGCTGTTGGTGGTGGTTTTCTTCACAGTTTTAACTGACGAGTGAATCATCATTCACTTAGCTTAGATGAGTATAAATGTGTAGCTTTGTTTTTAGTAGAAGGTTGGTAACAACTTCACAATCATCATCAAAAATACTTTCTTTACTCTCGGTAGTTAGTGTATGCATTTTTCTTCTCAAAACCCTAAAACTTCTAGCTTAGTTCTTGATCGAGATCGACGTTCAACTTCAacagtgtgactcttattgtgggatggagggagtattaatttgtaAGTCCATAAAGGATTCACTTTACTAACACATTTTTACACGAATATGAATAGATCAACCCTCACTAAATAGATCAATTACATACAGTAATGATAAATTAGTATTTCCAATTCTACAAATAATTGAATAAGGGACGTTACACAATTATAGGCCACTAGCGGTTTTCAGACCATATTCGAGAAAGGAACCGAGAGAAATCGATTGATTGATTCTAACACTGTTACGTAGCCTCTTATACTCTATTACCAAGTGTAATGTAAAGGAACTTATGTAAATAGAAATTACATCGACTACGTTAATAAGTTAATAACAACCTCTTCCCCTAAACACTAGGTAAACATACATATTCTATAAAATAACACTAAATCAATCACCTAAATTTGTTATGtctaaacataaataaaataaaaaataggtGATTCAACATGATatgatattttggtatgtttctTGGCATGCCTTTCACAGAAAGCCCTCATTCTTCGAAAGGCTTCGTCGATGTATGATTCCTCCACAGCAAATGTCACTCTCATCCAATTTTTCATCCAACTCTTGCACCCACCAACAAATTAATCTTGTAAAAAATCTGATAAGATCAATCACAAGTCAATTATTTTTCATCTATTTTCTTGttatattactagtatattatAGATTTTGGCACAAAAATTCACCTGGAACAAGTACAACCGATTCTTCCTTAGCTAATTTGCAGCAGAAATCCAAATCATCCTTAATACCTTCCAGCTTCGACAAATCCAGTTTGATCTGATCATGTAATTTAGTTAAAATCTCATTATTTATAGTCAtaccaataaaaaaatttattttaaacagATTCAAAATATTCCTCATGGACATTTGATTATTACCATAAGAAACATGCATCCTTGAGGTTTGATGGGGCAACTAATGCCTGGAATATCATTGGTAAGTTTGTAACATTTATCTGCTGATTTTCTAAACAGATTTACAATCTTGTCATAGAATTCAGTTGGAGTCTTCAATAAAATCTCGGGAAGCGCCGCCTGCATTATTCACATTAATACAGATTAAATGCTTGAGCCAAAAATAACGAGCACATAGCAATACTATAGAAACAATAACAAAGAAGTCAACAAAATCAATATGTAATTGAGGAATTAACCTGTATAAAGGTCACAGGGTCGgatgaaatgttaaaaaaaccCTTGATAGTGTCAACAATCTGCAGTTAAGAAAATTTAGTTAGTGTAATCTCttttaacttattaaaatgtcattaaattttattaaactataatagaattgaaataaaaaagtacCCCATGCTTAGTGAGGATGCCATCTAGCTCATTTAGGACAAGCCAACCAATTCTCCAACCTGGCACTATCCATTTCTTAGACAATGATCCAAGTGTAATAATGGGAGCAATTGATGCAAAAACTCCCATTGGTGTAAATGGATTGCTTCCCAAAGTAAGATGGCCATAAACTTCATCTGCAATCACTAATATCCCCATCTTTCGTGATGTTTCTGCAATCTTCTTCAAGTGttcatatttgaaaacattccCACATGGATTTCCAGGGTTTATTATAACGATGGCGACCATATTCTCATCTCCCAAGGCTTCCATGGCAGCCAGATCAACCTCCCAGTCGTTTTCAGGGACTAAGTCAAAGTGGCGGACCTCAAGGCCCGCAAAGGCTGCCCTGGCCTTGTAGTCAGGGTAACCCGGCCGGGGAAGCAGAATGTTTGCCCCCGGGCAGGCAAGGACGGTTAGAGCGGCTTCCAATGCTTGGGTGCATCCGTTGGTTAAGAAAACATCATCACTTGCTATATTGTAGGGAAGGTCTTTTGAGAGATACTCTGCTACAGCACTGCCAAAATATATAGAGATGTTACTTGCTAGTTATTACTATATGATTGCAACTTTATTGAGTGTATAATTAAGTATGTTGGTAATAGATTTATTTATCAAGAGACTTAATTGGGATGAAATTGTTTActattttttatcaaaaaaaaaaatcatatgttGACATTGTCACGAGATTAAGTATCATGCTCTATCTATTTAATCGAACAACATTTATAAGACACGACCTTATACAATACATTAAACCGAAACATGTACAACAATTATGCATGCATGTAATTTCTCATGcaaaatattttgtgtatatataatatacCTCCGGGCAGCGGAGAGACCGGCGGTGGAGGAGTAGCTGTTGAAGTTGGCACAGCGTAGGGCATTAGAGACTGCATTTTCCACGAAAGCAGCTGTTCGGTAGCAAGGGAAGGAGAAGGGATCGCCTTGGCTTAGATGAATAACGCCTCTACCATCATTTTCatctaaaattttcataactCCGTCCATCACCCCTCTCAACGTCATCGCTCCTGCTCTGATCACTTTCGAGTTTCCTCCGAAACGCCACTGTGATTCCACCATCGATGTAAATTCAGGGAGAGAGAGAACTATTTTAGCTATGGAAGTAGAAAGTTTAATTTGCAATAGTGTATGAGATTTGAAGAAATTAAAGAGGTTAAAGTGTCACCTTTTATAGTTGCATGAGGCACTTAAATAATTAACGGtctctattaaaattttaaagagaAATTTCTCAGAGAGATCAGTTATTGCTATATATGAAATGATAAACTCGTGCCtttttacataaaattaatcacaccaccttttatttattttttgaagatTTTCTCTTGTGGTTCAAAAAATGAACCAATCAGTTGCTAGTATGGCAATTGTGCAGCAGGCCGAGTAGTGATGACTGATTAGTGAATTAGTAATTTAAACTAATGATGGAGACTACTATGTTAATTATAgtgaaattttttaattattcatttGAACCACTCAAAGTTTTACATCCATATAGTTTATGCACATATAAAACTGGTAGCTGGCTCACGTTCTTAGAATATTCATACCTATCTAGCTCTAAGTCTCTATGTTGTGCATGACTTTCTGTTTAGTATGTACTAACAGTTTATCTTCCGAGAATAATCATACCTCCCTAGGTGTCTATGTTGAACGTATATGGCTTTTTTTTAGTATGTATGactattttaatatatttaacacgttttgaatattataaaaatagcaTCGAATAGGTTTGAAGATGCAATAATTATTCATATGCTTAACGAGTGAAAATATTCTATCATTAGTCAAATAGTACTATTACTTCCATCAGGGGAGAAAATGATTATTAATGAATGATTTTATCCATAAGGGGGAGAAGATTAATAAATTAGTCCATCCGTTAAGGTCTTGTTTAGTTGTTAAATTCGTCACTATTAGTAGAGAGTATTCCTTGACTGGATGAAGTATAGAAGTCTATCTTGAAATCACTTTTACAGAAAAACAACTAAGTTTTGAAGTGTAGTTTTTCTTTAACCTTGATATTTGAAAAATAACTCCAATTGCTCTGTATTTGTTTGTTGAGttaatttgaaaaagaaaaaaaaaacatctctATATATTTTATGAAATCCGAATCCTTATTTCTAAGCCCATCAAGGATTCActttactaataatatttccATGAACAACCCTTACTAAACGGATACAAATCTCTGGTGACATGCCTTATTAGTGAACCAAATCTTGCATTTAGCTTTTATTGAATCTTTAAATTACTGATTTTGGTAATGGGGTTGCAAGGAAATTAATGAAATAGCCAACAAGAGGATGGAACAATCACATTTGAGCCAAACCATTGTGGCGTAAGTCAAAAGCTGGATCAGCTTGTTGCTTCACTACGATTGTCGCTACGTACAACGGTACATGTGTCAATAgtattcatattccactaacttttatcattttggtccgtccaatttacttttttctactttttaaaGTAGACTCCACTTTCCACTATCTCATTactctcacattttattattaagtTATTACCACATCAGTCTCATTCTAAGTGAACCGTTTTTATTTTTACGAtgtctcactctaaatgacatatttctaaAAACAGAAATAACACTCTcgctactttttcatctctctaacTGTATTCtctccacataactcacaaaacaacactatataaaatctcatgtcagaataaaaatgctccacttagagtgggatggagggagtttataaaagtagaactcacattccactaacatttttaactctcttttctttacatttcttaaaatttgtgtcaagCCAAATGGGGATAACATTTGCTAAGTTGAGGGAGTTCTACTTAAAATTGCATGTCATTGAGGTAATATACGTTCACTTTTTACTTACCGGACATAATGTTAATTTAAGTAACATATACTGTACTAATACTTTTTCGTCATATTGTGTGAATGTTAATATGACAAACAAATTGAATTTGAAAGTCCACAACCTGtaacaaaattcaaataagaaTAAAGTCAACAATAATTAATCTCTCTATTCCATTCAAGATGACTAATTTCTTGAATGACATAGAGATTTCTAGTAAGCGTGACTTTTCTTAGTTTTCTGTATGCCTTACTATTATACTATCCAAGTGCACTAGAGTTACCCAGTCACCAAAATGAAACACAAATAATCAGTAGAAGGCAAGACATGAAATAAAAGTGTTGTAGCTAAAGGCAGATTAAAGTTTGGAGCAAGTAAATAGCTGGATCTGGTTTAGATCAACGCACTCGGCAAGTGCGTTCCTCAGCTTCGTCAAGTCATCCGTTGTGTGAGCAGCGCTCAGAGTTATTCTTAATCTGCCAAAGCATAGCTTACATAAAATTCAAACAAAGTAGCTGATTTGTGGTCGGTTTAAGACGAAATTTCACATACCTGCACGAGTTTGGCGCTACTGTTGGAGGTCTGATTGCCGTTATGTGAAAACCTGATTTCAAAAGATGCCTGTTTCATCAAGACAAACATGTTAGGTAGCGTGGACGCAAAGCCTGATAATAATCACGCGTGTTTGACCTGCTTGCTTTCAGGGCCTTTTCTTCACTCCCCACAACAAAGGAAATGATGTGACTTTCTACAGGAAATCCTGTCAAAACACGGAACTCTTGCACCCGTTGCTGGATAGCAGTCCTACGCCATGCTTCCTTCTTCGCAACAATGACCGAAGCTGCAAGTACGGAAAATATAAGGATAATCGTTTGGAAATGAAAGCCCCCTGCAATTTACTGTACTATATCCTAATTATCAACCATAATGAACCCATTTATATAATGCAAAAGTGGAGTTTTCATAAAGAGCAACAATCTCGATCTCTTAGAAAGGTAGCACATATTATGTAGGATAAAATTTGTGTAATTACACATTAATCATACTAAATATGAGGACAAAAATCAAGAGTCCCCATCCTCATCTTATACAGTAGAAACTAAATGAGAAATATGTGCTGACATAAATATAAGAAACAAACCATGGGCAGCAGCAGCAACCGGCACTGGCGTAGAAGTTGAAAATATAAAAGCACGACCAGTAGATTGGATGAGCAACTTCCATTTCTTACTGCCAtccaaatgaaataaaatacatgaATAATTTACTCGGTGATTTATTAAACAAGTAACCCTCTGTCTTTTTggcaataaatgtctcatttcacttttaccactTTTGTCAAGTGGTCCCCGCATTCCACTATCTTACTctaatcacattttattataaaatcaatataaaaaaagtagaatccaccttccactaacttttctaccaCTTTCTTTTACAAAGGCAAACGATTTCTTAAAACCCGAACCGGTCAAAAATGAGACATCTATTGGCGGACGAGGGGATTAGTAATTTCATATGTGGTCACCAAACCAGACTACAAGAGTGCATAGCACATGAAATCAATGAGGTTGAGTTTCTTTTTTAAAGCACTTCACTTGTATTTGATATGATTTTAAGTCTTCCTATGATCCAATCCAACATTGGCATACAATATTTGGAGTTGCACTAAATGCATAACTTGTTCAGCCTTAACTTGCAGCTGAGTTCATAATTTGATGAATTCAGAATCCATGTTGCTATCTGAAATTCTATGTGTCTGTGTGAACCACAAGTTGAAAAAATTGAATCCAGAATCATAGAAACGGTTGAGTCTAGGACACTAGCATACGATATGATATCTTAAAACGAATTACAAGTGATTAATACTACCTGCACGCAATGAATCCACCATGGCAACCCGCAGCTTTACTCAAAGTGCCTATGGAAATATCAACGGCATCTTCACAGTCAAACATTTCAGCTGCACCACCACCATTTTGTCCGCAAACGAAGGTAGAATGGGCCTAGAAATTCAAAGAAAAATGAGCCATGCCAACAATACGTGTGGAAAACAATTACAAACTATGTTGGAATTATCAAGAGCGTTATTAGGAACGCAGCATCACAAATTCTCTCCAGAGTGTTCCTTGATGCTATTTTCTTTAACGAAAGCAAGAACTTTTCTGTTTTTTACAGCAATAGTAGCTAGTCAGCATGCAATTCGTTTTGGCAGAATTCTCCTAGATTATTCAATTGAAATAAATGAATAGAACTTACATCATCAATTACAAACAGAAATCCATGCTTCTTACGGAGCTTTGCCAGCTCAACCATGGGTGCAAAGTCTCCATCCATGCTAAACAGACTGGAAAATGAACAAACCAAGTATCCAAAGTGTAATAATCAGCAAACTGATAAGCCTATACATATCAAGCACAGAGCACTCGCCATCAGAGGAATTGTTTCTTTCACATTTATGTTTCTGGTTTTCTTAGAGAAGTGGCAAAACATTTGCATCTCAATGATAGAGAAGACGATAAAACATTGAAGCTTCAATGTCTCTGGATCTAAAGTTCTCAATCTAGGAGGCAAGGTACATCCTTTCATCAACAACCAATCTGGATTTGAACTAGATTTCAACAAATATGAtattcacaagaaaaaaaatatccaaGTTCCAACAgcacaatattaaaattcagCTTGACAAGGTGTGAACTGACGGCACAAAATTTACTTCATTATGTATTTTATCAAATCTATTTCCCCCAAAACTCAACATCCTATCTGAAATCATTATATGAACAACTTTACATATTGAATGCAGAGTactaagaaaatattttcagatCAATCATTGCAATAAGTGACTGACCTATCAGTTACTACAACTTTTTTCTCCATTGGACAATTTGACCTGTTTTTAACCAAGCAGTCAGTGGAAGCCTTCCAgcttacattttataaaaagagaaaatataggCAAAGGAATAATAAAATCAAAAGAATCCTACAATAATTCATCGAGATGGTACATATCGCAGTGCCTGTAGACAAATGCCACAGCATTTCCTTGTTTCTCAGCGAGGCGAATACCATCAATAATCGATGCATGATTTAGGGAATCAGAAAATATAGCAATTCGCTCATCTTTTGATGGTTTGCGACCAGCCATAAGCCTACCAATATTTCCAACTGCTGTCATGAAGGCCATGTTGGCTGAGAAGCCTGTTGGACAAAGAAGGCAATCCTAATATTTAAGATTAGAACAATGAGTGACAATTTTTTGGTAAAACAAATGATGGCATGAAGCAGGGGATGACGATCAAGTACGTTCTAATCAATGAGAGTAAATAAAAGGATAAACTACAGCCTTATATATGTAAAAAAGGATTGTCACCAGATTCACTAAAGACTATGCCTAATGAACATAAGCATCAGAACTGCCATGATTTTACAATCCGTGTGTATTCTAAGATTAGAATTATAAATGAAGTTATTCTTTatttactactccatccgtcccctaaaaataaaaaataattcatttttggtccgtcccctaaaaatagaaactttctatttaagaaacttctttctctctaatgaggcgGGACCCATTTTCcataaacacaattttctttctatctcttttactttaccaattttgtattaaaactcgtgccgtttaaaagttcctatttttaggggacggagggagtatataaattataatcaaCATCAGAATGCAAATATCCTTGCTTCTGCTAACAAGGAGTTTTTTCTGCAGTGAAGGATGCAGCGAGTAATCTAGGCATGAATAATCAGGAAGAGATACCTTATTCAGTATCAACATATTCTATGTCATAGCTAAAAATATACACAACAAGGATACACAGTgataatttataaatacatgaatAGTTTATCAAATCATACATCTATGCAGAGTTCAATAAACTGGAAGCTGAAGACTTGTTCTAGCCACAAAGTTTCAGAATTTGGATAGTTAGGCATCGCGAAGTATCAGCATCTACACACATCAAACAGTTGAAAATTCACCAACAAATATGATCTCACTAGAACTAGTAAGAGAAGTCATACCTCTTTTCGCTTCAGATTGGCGAGCGATGATTCAAGTAGCCTATGGTAACTAGTGTATCCACAGATCAAAGCAGAGCCTCTAGGACCCATTCCATGTTCTTGAGCTGCCTGGATAATGAGCAGACTTATATAAATACATAGTACTAATAACATCAGACACAATGAAGTTAGAGGTGATGAAATTCGAGATGTCCATCCAGGCATGCCTTGATTGCAGCATCCCTAACCATGGGATGCGAACTCAATCCCAAGTAATCATTTCCGGAGAAGACAATTAACTTCTTAAACTCCCCATCTGCTTTATCAGCCGCTTTCCCATTTTCACACACCACATCGTTATCGTCCCCTATAAACTCAACAAAATCGGAAACAAAGGGAGGGTTACTGAGTTCTTCAATCAAAGAATTATATCTAAAATTTGCCCAACTTGtttaaaagaaaaagagattGATTG
Proteins encoded in this window:
- the LOC121810483 gene encoding probable aminotransferase TAT2, producing the protein MVESQWRFGGNSKVIRAGAMTLRGVMDGVMKILDENDGRGVIHLSQGDPFSFPCYRTAAFVENAVSNALRCANFNSYSSTAGLSAARSAVAEYLSKDLPYNIASDDVFLTNGCTQALEAALTVLACPGANILLPRPGYPDYKARAAFAGLEVRHFDLVPENDWEVDLAAMEALGDENMVAIVIINPGNPCGNVFKYEHLKKIAETSRKMGILVIADEVYGHLTLGSNPFTPMGVFASIAPIITLGSLSKKWIVPGWRIGWLVLNELDGILTKHGIVDTIKGFFNISSDPVTFIQAALPEILLKTPTEFYDKIVNLFRKSADKCYKLTNDIPGISCPIKPQGCMFLMIKLDLSKLEGIKDDLDFCCKLAKEESVVLVPGEFFWMKNWMRVTFAVEESYIDEAFRRMRAFCERHAKKHTKISYHGISCGSKKPFDASNPRNDVQESVSVVQHWVDHQGPTSKQDVPKPTDAKGMSSGSKKPFDAPNPRNDIQESASVVQLWVNRLGPTSEQDVPKPTDAKVCVQGRVIN
- the LOC121741111 gene encoding 8-amino-7-oxononanoate synthase, with protein sequence MELNGWEMWVGEAIAKLHSLQILRSLRPILQSASIPNPDHQFQVFDAPNQWDRASVELLISQSTFQKWLHNLPSSGDDNDVVCENGKAADKADGEFKKLIVFSGNDYLGLSSHPMVRDAAIKAAQEHGMGPRGSALICGYTSYHRLLESSLANLKRKEDCLLCPTGFSANMAFMTAVGNIGRLMAGRKPSKDERIAIFSDSLNHASIIDGIRLAEKQGNAVAFVYRHCDMYHLDELLSNCPMEKKVVVTDSLFSMDGDFAPMVELAKLRKKHGFLFVIDDAHSTFVCGQNGGGAAEMFDCEDAVDISIGTLSKAAGCHGGFIACSKKWKLLIQSTGRAFIFSTSTPVPVAAAAHASVIVAKKEAWRRTAIQQRVQEFRVLTGFPVESHIISFVVGSEEKALKASRHLLKSGFHITAIRPPTVAPNSCRLRITLSAAHTTDDLTKLRNALAECVDLNQIQLFTCSKL